A single window of Mycolicibacterium aurum DNA harbors:
- a CDS encoding FtsX-like permease family protein: MVLPAITTATGAFLVVLVFGLSAGIRVQSASLGHADEIARAVVLIAVTVLLVGVAEVAVATTRTVAHRTRELGVLAANGVPRAPVVAALLVEPVIAAVVGALAGAVLAVVTGVVLGMTGVVATGVSYGGLAIGAAIAIVVSILAAVATSILPTWKAASRSPIHSLASGG; the protein is encoded by the coding sequence ATGGTGCTGCCCGCCATCACCACCGCCACCGGTGCGTTTCTCGTCGTGCTCGTCTTCGGGCTCTCGGCGGGGATCCGGGTCCAGTCGGCGTCACTCGGTCACGCCGACGAAATCGCCAGGGCTGTCGTGCTGATCGCCGTCACGGTGCTGTTGGTGGGCGTCGCCGAGGTAGCCGTCGCGACCACCCGGACCGTCGCACACCGTACCCGTGAGCTGGGCGTGCTCGCCGCCAACGGGGTGCCTCGCGCACCCGTCGTGGCCGCCCTGCTCGTCGAACCGGTGATCGCCGCGGTGGTCGGCGCGCTCGCCGGTGCCGTGCTCGCAGTCGTGACCGGCGTCGTACTCGGAATGACCGGGGTCGTCGCCACGGGCGTCTCCTATGGAGGCCTCGCTATCGGCGCAGCGATCGCGATCGTCGTCAGCATTCTGGCCGCTGTGGCCACCAGCATTCTGCCCACCTGGAAGGCCGCGTCGCGGTCGCCCATCCACTCGCTCGCGTCCGGAGGCTGA
- a CDS encoding ABC transporter ATP-binding protein: MTALDETSDAAVGVDTETTAGKAPVIEVSDVWKLHKLGDEVVKALMAADLTVMPGEFVCLMGPSGSGKSTLLNIIGGLDRPTKGTVKIAGQDTATLTESQYAALRHDTVGFIFQSYNLIPFLSAVENVELPLMFEPFDRKALRTRAIELLELVGLGHRINHQPTKMSGGEQQRTAIARSLISSPTLVLADEPTANLDHRTGETVVRMLRDLCSTMGVTVVASTHDPTVADEATRVVRMKDGQIVN, translated from the coding sequence ATGACCGCACTCGACGAGACATCCGACGCGGCAGTCGGTGTCGATACGGAGACCACGGCCGGCAAGGCGCCGGTGATCGAGGTCTCGGATGTCTGGAAGCTCCACAAGCTCGGTGACGAGGTCGTTAAGGCGCTGATGGCCGCCGACCTGACAGTCATGCCCGGCGAATTCGTCTGTCTGATGGGACCCAGCGGCAGCGGGAAATCCACGCTGCTCAACATCATCGGAGGTCTGGACCGCCCGACGAAAGGCACCGTCAAGATCGCGGGCCAGGACACGGCCACTCTGACGGAGAGCCAGTACGCAGCTCTGCGTCACGACACCGTCGGCTTCATCTTCCAGAGCTACAACCTGATTCCGTTCCTGTCGGCCGTGGAGAACGTCGAGCTGCCATTGATGTTCGAACCCTTCGATCGCAAGGCTCTGCGCACACGCGCCATAGAACTGCTGGAACTGGTCGGGCTCGGGCACCGCATCAACCATCAGCCCACCAAGATGTCGGGCGGAGAGCAGCAGCGCACCGCGATCGCACGGTCGCTGATCAGCAGCCCGACCCTCGTCCTGGCCGACGAGCCCACAGCCAACCTCGACCACCGCACGGGGGAAACGGTGGTGCGCATGCTGCGCGACCTGTGCTCGACCATGGGAGTCACCGTGGTCGCCAGCACCCATGACCCCACGGTGGCCGACGAAGCGACCCGTGTCGTCCGGATGAAAGACGGACAGATTGTCAACTGA
- a CDS encoding APC family permease codes for MTQTEPAAPADRDKLMTTELVPEQILPKVMSTFGLTAAYVFIICWITGSSVMATGGWTAIPMWVLGILTFLIPAGMAVVELGNLWPGQGGVYIWATRTMGETWGFIGGYLSWVPVILNAASSPAVVLSFLLLAFHSELGVTASVILQLVILWTVIGLALAKLSASQRIMNVVFVVFGILALTIFVCGLLFAVKNGSATPFSWQEAIVPNFAVAGFLYGTVLLYLLGVETPYNMGAEFLSVRKSGPRMILWGSAALVAIYLLTTLGTMMALPTDEIDAVTGVIGMLDVAGFPGLMEICAIVLALIIVVALMTYQVAYSRLIFVSGLERHLPRIFTHLNPRTRNPVSAILIQGVISSLILVGLYSQSSLVNTTIFLQGGLSTVWLISGFFFLFPVIIARKKYADRYENETFWRIPGGMVGVWITVIVGTIGTIGGIYYSFAKSWLASSGVGDAEWMMWVGSISLAMVALGVIVYFFGRRSAHKTSQDDALAHLAVFDLTKTETEETAK; via the coding sequence ATGACACAGACCGAACCGGCGGCGCCGGCCGACCGCGACAAATTGATGACCACCGAGCTTGTCCCCGAACAGATCCTGCCGAAGGTGATGAGCACGTTCGGCCTTACGGCCGCCTACGTGTTCATCATCTGCTGGATCACCGGGTCGTCCGTCATGGCCACCGGCGGATGGACCGCCATCCCCATGTGGGTGCTGGGAATCCTGACGTTCCTGATACCCGCCGGCATGGCGGTGGTGGAACTCGGCAACCTGTGGCCGGGCCAGGGCGGTGTGTACATCTGGGCCACTCGGACGATGGGGGAGACGTGGGGCTTCATCGGCGGCTACCTGTCGTGGGTGCCGGTGATCCTGAACGCCGCGTCGTCACCGGCGGTGGTGCTCTCGTTCCTGTTGTTGGCTTTCCACTCAGAGCTTGGTGTGACCGCCAGCGTCATCCTGCAACTGGTGATCCTGTGGACGGTGATCGGGCTGGCGCTGGCCAAGCTCTCCGCCAGCCAGCGGATCATGAACGTGGTCTTTGTCGTCTTCGGCATCCTTGCGCTGACCATCTTCGTCTGCGGGCTTCTCTTCGCGGTCAAGAACGGCTCGGCGACGCCGTTCAGCTGGCAGGAGGCCATTGTGCCGAACTTCGCGGTCGCCGGGTTCCTGTACGGCACCGTGCTGCTGTACCTTCTCGGTGTCGAAACGCCGTACAACATGGGTGCGGAGTTCCTGTCGGTGCGCAAGAGCGGTCCGCGGATGATCCTCTGGGGTTCGGCCGCGCTGGTGGCGATCTACCTGCTGACGACACTCGGCACGATGATGGCCCTGCCCACCGACGAGATCGACGCTGTCACAGGGGTCATCGGCATGCTCGACGTAGCCGGTTTCCCCGGGCTGATGGAGATCTGCGCCATCGTGCTCGCGCTGATCATCGTCGTCGCGTTGATGACCTACCAGGTCGCGTACTCACGACTGATCTTCGTCTCGGGCCTGGAACGACACCTGCCGCGCATCTTCACGCACCTGAACCCACGCACGCGCAACCCGGTGTCCGCCATCCTGATCCAGGGCGTGATCTCATCGCTGATCCTGGTCGGGTTGTACTCGCAGAGCAGCCTGGTCAACACCACCATCTTCCTGCAGGGTGGCCTGTCCACCGTATGGCTGATCTCGGGCTTCTTCTTCCTGTTCCCGGTGATCATCGCGCGCAAGAAGTACGCGGATCGCTATGAGAACGAGACGTTCTGGCGCATCCCCGGCGGCATGGTCGGTGTCTGGATCACCGTGATCGTCGGCACGATCGGCACGATCGGCGGCATCTACTACTCGTTCGCCAAGTCGTGGCTCGCCAGCTCGGGCGTGGGAGACGCCGAGTGGATGATGTGGGTCGGCAGCATCAGCCTCGCGATGGTGGCGCTCGGCGTCATCGTGTACTTCTTCGGCCGCCGCTCGGCACACAAGACCAGCCAGGACGACGCCCTGGCCCACCTCGCGGTGTTCGATCTCACCAAGACAGAAACAGAGGAAACAGCAAAATGA
- a CDS encoding primary-amine oxidase, translated as MTMEDIALSADPTADVHHYPLDPLSGAEIEAAAAVITASEYCTPTLKFVMIQLAEPAKTATLTFDDTAGTPRCAFVTMYDAAAKMIYEAVVDLTARVIDSWTPIPGRFPSYLVEHMTGVEEAVREDPRWQEAMRKRGVTDFSLAMIDPWPAGYYGAQDHYDNSPLICRPLTFMRAAPSEHGYARPVEGLIVTFDLDAMKVIDVEDHGVVPLPPTAGNYSEKFMFDENNRPAFTQFRDDVKPIEITQPDGPSFTVDGWRVQWQKWSLRIGFNPREGITLHEVTYTDRGVTRPILYRGSLSEMVVPYGDSSPTHWNKNVFDMGEVGMGFSANPLTLGCDCLGEIHYFDGTVNDSSGNAVTIPNAICMHEEDFGISWKHTDFRTEEVEVRRSRRLVISMICTVGNYEYGFFWYFYNDASIEVEVKLSGVLTTGAVEVEPGEQPRWGKMVAPGIYGPNHQHFFNFRLDMSIDGAANSVYEVDSVPEPDPALNPHHNAWITQDTLVASEAEGARDWNWSTGRYWKVANPSKKNELGIPVAYKLVPKDVVPVMVQEGSHIYDRARFLQHNLWVTKYDPAEKFAAGDYMYQSADVQGLPEFVADDAPLENTDVVLWYTLGAHHVVRPEDWPVMPCAYTGFHLKPIGFFDGNPALDLPPSPPKACHANHVGLPVAERALES; from the coding sequence ATGACGATGGAGGACATCGCACTGAGTGCGGATCCGACCGCGGACGTCCACCACTACCCCCTCGACCCGCTGAGCGGCGCCGAGATCGAAGCGGCGGCGGCTGTCATCACGGCGTCCGAATACTGCACGCCCACATTGAAGTTCGTCATGATCCAGCTCGCCGAACCGGCCAAGACGGCGACGCTGACCTTCGACGACACCGCGGGCACCCCGCGGTGCGCGTTCGTCACGATGTACGACGCCGCGGCCAAGATGATCTACGAGGCGGTCGTCGATCTGACCGCCCGCGTGATCGACTCCTGGACACCCATCCCGGGTCGATTCCCGTCCTACCTCGTCGAGCACATGACCGGGGTCGAGGAGGCGGTCAGAGAGGATCCGCGGTGGCAGGAGGCGATGCGCAAGCGCGGCGTCACCGATTTCAGCCTGGCGATGATCGACCCGTGGCCGGCGGGCTACTACGGCGCGCAGGACCACTACGACAACTCGCCGCTGATCTGCCGCCCGCTGACGTTCATGCGCGCGGCGCCGTCCGAGCACGGTTATGCGCGGCCGGTCGAAGGTCTGATTGTGACCTTCGACCTGGACGCCATGAAGGTCATCGACGTCGAGGACCACGGCGTGGTGCCGTTGCCGCCGACTGCGGGCAACTACTCCGAGAAGTTCATGTTCGACGAGAACAACCGGCCCGCCTTCACGCAGTTCCGTGACGACGTGAAGCCCATCGAGATCACCCAGCCGGACGGACCGAGCTTCACCGTCGACGGCTGGCGGGTCCAGTGGCAGAAGTGGTCCCTGCGCATCGGGTTCAACCCGCGGGAGGGGATCACGCTGCACGAGGTCACCTACACCGACCGCGGGGTGACACGCCCTATCCTCTACCGGGGTTCGCTGTCGGAGATGGTGGTGCCCTATGGGGACTCCTCGCCCACACACTGGAACAAGAACGTGTTCGACATGGGAGAGGTCGGCATGGGTTTCTCGGCCAACCCGCTGACCCTCGGGTGCGACTGTCTGGGGGAGATCCACTACTTCGACGGGACGGTCAACGATTCCAGCGGAAATGCTGTGACGATCCCGAACGCGATCTGCATGCACGAGGAGGATTTCGGAATCTCCTGGAAGCACACCGATTTCCGCACCGAGGAGGTCGAGGTCCGCCGCTCGCGGCGACTGGTGATCTCGATGATCTGCACGGTCGGCAACTACGAGTACGGCTTCTTCTGGTACTTCTACAACGACGCCTCCATCGAGGTCGAGGTCAAGCTGTCCGGCGTGCTGACCACAGGCGCGGTCGAGGTCGAGCCGGGGGAGCAGCCACGCTGGGGGAAGATGGTGGCGCCGGGCATCTACGGCCCGAATCACCAGCACTTCTTCAATTTCCGTCTGGACATGAGCATCGACGGAGCGGCAAACAGTGTCTACGAGGTGGATTCGGTCCCTGAGCCCGATCCCGCGCTCAATCCCCACCACAATGCCTGGATCACCCAGGACACGCTGGTGGCCTCCGAGGCCGAGGGTGCCAGGGACTGGAACTGGTCCACCGGCAGGTACTGGAAGGTGGCCAACCCGTCGAAGAAGAACGAGCTGGGAATTCCGGTGGCGTACAAGCTGGTACCCAAGGACGTGGTGCCGGTGATGGTGCAGGAGGGCTCCCACATCTACGACCGGGCCCGGTTCCTGCAACACAACCTGTGGGTGACCAAGTACGACCCGGCGGAGAAGTTCGCCGCCGGGGATTACATGTACCAGTCGGCCGATGTGCAGGGCCTGCCGGAGTTCGTCGCCGACGATGCGCCGCTGGAGAACACCGACGTGGTGCTGTGGTACACCCTGGGCGCGCACCACGTGGTGCGGCCGGAGGACTGGCCGGTGATGCCCTGTGCCTACACCGGTTTCCATCTGAAGCCCATCGGCTTCTTCGACGGCAACCCGGCGCTGGACCTGCCACCGTCACCGCCGAAAGCGTGCCACGCCAACCATGTCGGTCTTCCGGTCGCGGAGCGCGCGCTGGAGTCCTAG